One genomic window of Desulfitobacterium chlororespirans DSM 11544 includes the following:
- a CDS encoding molybdopterin-dependent oxidoreductase, whose translation MEAKESSLLNAKLSRRTFVKASAATAVVVGAATTNPWGPAMAALAEGEKSDTIASSDETVFSGACRGNCAGGCFLNIHVRGGKVVRTSMREMPNPDYNRICVKGLTHMQRIYHKDRLKYPMKRIGERGAGQWERISWDEAVTTIADKWQEYQKEYGKEAFAIYWGSGNYGVLSGQGMGCTTNRLLNVTGASNISMTVDAAHGHSAGNALGWGPNFTLNELADLKNAKTILCWGANPVISQQQSTHFLMEAKENGTTFIVIDPIYNITASKADKFVPVRPGTDGALALGMMNIVVRENWIDVPFLKASTVAPFLVKEADGHYLRLSDLGPLAEGQTDDIVVRSAGGKMGLPQEISDPVIEGSFEINGHKVNTAYTLLLQRIAEYPPEKAAEICNISVSQIEEITKIYATNKPATIYQYFGIDHYVNGHYSIFDIYALAMITGNLGKSGAACGMGETLGINFTNLAGTLFPAGATGPSLTMSATQMDSVMNEHKYGNKDVNLKGIYITNANVVANSAERKYTLDWLNKMEFIAVADMNMNETAQYADILLPVSHWFEQEEAFCNYSTHPYVIFQEKAIEPLYECKADFEINKLIAQKLGYGEYFNMTEMEYLDLWLDNDEARRLGITLEVLKEKKILKCLPGDLYINGENGVFGTPTGRAQFYVENPAPNMNYDQQWDIEKERLPYWEPPNEVWHENPLTKKYPFAIISDHVRFRTHTQWWDVPALLELDPEPILKISSEDAAQYGIKTNDLVKIYNDRGHVVMKAAINDGLPQGVLTAPKGWEKHQFREGHFADLSSRVVNKVCANSAFFDVLVAIEKL comes from the coding sequence ATGGAAGCAAAGGAAAGTTCCCTATTGAATGCAAAGCTATCGCGACGAACCTTTGTGAAGGCATCTGCTGCCACAGCGGTGGTGGTAGGCGCTGCAACAACCAATCCTTGGGGGCCTGCCATGGCCGCTTTAGCCGAAGGTGAGAAGAGCGATACTATAGCCAGCTCTGACGAAACGGTTTTTAGTGGAGCTTGTCGCGGTAACTGTGCGGGGGGATGTTTTTTAAACATTCATGTACGTGGTGGAAAAGTGGTGCGTACTTCTATGAGGGAGATGCCCAACCCAGACTATAATCGGATCTGTGTTAAAGGGTTAACCCATATGCAAAGAATCTACCATAAAGACCGTTTAAAATACCCGATGAAGCGGATAGGCGAGCGCGGCGCCGGTCAATGGGAGCGTATCAGTTGGGATGAAGCCGTAACAACGATAGCGGATAAGTGGCAAGAATATCAAAAAGAGTATGGCAAGGAAGCTTTTGCGATTTACTGGGGTTCAGGCAATTACGGAGTTTTGAGCGGTCAAGGGATGGGGTGTACTACCAATCGATTGCTTAATGTGACGGGGGCATCCAATATCTCGATGACGGTCGATGCAGCCCATGGTCATAGCGCGGGCAACGCCCTTGGGTGGGGGCCGAACTTCACCCTTAATGAACTGGCCGACCTTAAGAATGCTAAAACTATCCTCTGCTGGGGTGCTAATCCGGTCATTTCCCAGCAGCAAAGCACTCATTTTTTGATGGAAGCTAAGGAAAACGGAACAACGTTTATTGTTATTGATCCGATCTACAATATTACTGCCTCCAAGGCGGATAAGTTCGTCCCGGTGCGCCCTGGCACAGACGGAGCATTGGCTTTGGGAATGATGAATATCGTGGTAAGAGAAAACTGGATTGATGTTCCCTTTTTGAAGGCCTCTACTGTAGCTCCATTCCTGGTTAAAGAAGCTGATGGTCACTATTTGCGTCTTAGCGATTTAGGCCCCCTCGCTGAAGGTCAAACGGATGATATTGTCGTGCGCAGTGCCGGGGGAAAGATGGGACTTCCCCAAGAGATCAGCGATCCGGTGATTGAAGGCTCCTTTGAGATCAATGGTCATAAAGTCAATACCGCCTATACCTTGCTTCTTCAGCGTATCGCGGAATATCCCCCTGAGAAAGCCGCGGAAATCTGCAATATTTCCGTCAGCCAAATTGAAGAAATCACTAAAATTTACGCCACTAACAAGCCTGCCACAATTTATCAATACTTCGGCATTGATCACTATGTTAACGGACATTATAGCATCTTTGACATTTATGCTCTGGCCATGATTACAGGAAATCTAGGTAAATCCGGAGCTGCCTGCGGTATGGGTGAAACTCTGGGGATTAATTTTACGAACCTGGCAGGCACCCTTTTTCCCGCTGGCGCCACAGGTCCATCCCTGACGATGTCAGCCACGCAAATGGATTCTGTCATGAATGAGCATAAGTATGGCAATAAGGATGTTAATCTGAAAGGCATCTATATTACCAATGCCAATGTGGTTGCCAATAGCGCAGAGAGAAAATATACCTTGGATTGGCTCAATAAAATGGAGTTCATCGCCGTAGCGGATATGAATATGAATGAAACTGCCCAGTATGCTGATATCCTGCTGCCGGTATCCCATTGGTTTGAGCAAGAGGAGGCTTTCTGCAACTACAGCACTCATCCCTATGTGATTTTTCAGGAAAAGGCCATTGAGCCTCTCTATGAATGCAAAGCGGATTTCGAAATCAATAAACTCATCGCTCAAAAGCTGGGCTATGGGGAGTATTTTAATATGACTGAGATGGAATACCTGGATTTATGGCTGGATAACGACGAAGCCAGAAGATTGGGGATCACTCTGGAGGTTCTTAAAGAAAAGAAAATTCTTAAGTGCCTGCCCGGTGACCTTTATATTAATGGTGAAAATGGTGTGTTTGGTACGCCTACGGGCCGTGCCCAGTTCTATGTGGAAAATCCCGCCCCCAATATGAATTATGATCAACAGTGGGATATAGAAAAAGAACGCCTGCCCTATTGGGAGCCACCTAATGAAGTGTGGCATGAGAACCCCTTGACTAAAAAATATCCCTTTGCGATTATTTCCGATCATGTCCGTTTCCGCACCCATACCCAATGGTGGGATGTGCCGGCATTGCTGGAGCTTGATCCTGAACCTATCCTGAAGATCAGTTCGGAAGATGCCGCTCAATATGGCATTAAGACCAATGATCTAGTTAAAATCTATAACGACCGGGGCCATGTCGTCATGAAAGCGGCAATCAATGATGGATTGCCCCAAGGGGTCCTTACAGCACCAAAGGGTTGGGAAAAACACCAATTCAGAGAAGGCCATTTTGCTGATCTAAGTTCGCGGGTGGTGAATAAAGTCTGTGCCAATAGTGCCTTTTTTGATGTCTTAGTTGCCATTGAAAAGCTATAA
- a CDS encoding 4Fe-4S dicluster domain-containing protein has protein sequence MRYAMAIDLKRCVGCHTCSVACKMANNLPNEIWWNRILTVGGEAMDTAAGTFPNNTLEYLPVNCQHCANPACVKACPVGATYKREEDGVVIQDYDQCIGCRYCMVACPYSGVRQFNWKQPEYHVDFAVGDANITPHQYNTVSKCTFCVHRLAEEKKPACMELCIGRARYFGDIDDPESEVSKAIRGRTYFHLLEEKGTKPNVYYLT, from the coding sequence ATGCGTTATGCCATGGCAATCGATTTAAAACGCTGCGTAGGCTGTCACACCTGCTCTGTAGCATGTAAAATGGCCAACAATCTGCCCAATGAGATTTGGTGGAACCGCATCCTTACGGTAGGCGGGGAAGCTATGGATACAGCTGCCGGGACCTTCCCGAACAATACCTTGGAGTATCTGCCGGTCAATTGTCAGCACTGCGCTAATCCGGCCTGCGTGAAAGCCTGCCCCGTTGGAGCCACCTATAAACGGGAAGAAGATGGAGTCGTCATCCAGGATTATGATCAATGCATCGGCTGTCGTTACTGCATGGTGGCTTGCCCCTATAGCGGAGTTCGTCAATTCAACTGGAAGCAACCTGAATACCATGTGGATTTTGCCGTAGGGGACGCCAACATCACGCCTCACCAATACAATACCGTATCCAAATGTACCTTCTGTGTTCACCGATTAGCGGAAGAGAAGAAACCGGCCTGTATGGAATTATGCATTGGACGGGCCCGTTACTTCGGAGATATTGATGACCCGGAAAGCGAAGTCAGCAAGGCGATCCGGGGCCGTACCTACTTTCACTTGCTCGAAGAAAAAGGCACCAAGCCGAATGTCTATTATTTAACTTAA
- the nrfD gene encoding NrfD/PsrC family molybdoenzyme membrane anchor subunit yields MAVVTNTKKSGVLNLWNLIFASFAVLGVVCWGLQLSKGLQVTNLGTHNMWGLYIVGFMIFTGVAAGCLLFAAVPYLFGLNAFKPYTPIASYLGAVASIVAASLFIIVDIGNPERAWLFITSGNFFSPMFWDFIMLASYMVISVIFTRQLLLVKAGKKAEEALKPIAWLAFLAGILVTVTSFVFCFQVARPLWNTPVQPLSFLIAALVASLAVMIILACLLNRSEYIHMPTTLLAKMGKVIAALLCVELIIVTTEVLIGLYPGSGEEHAAFSWLVAGKGAVGFWAELGALLAAIGILAMPGKKSKRGSLIAGAMIALIAVYLVKSNLLQVQLFNPLLNLPGPPVYGGTTGPYVPSLIEIGLSSGIVALGALLLNLGLSRLNLRTSRQ; encoded by the coding sequence ATGGCAGTTGTAACCAATACGAAAAAATCAGGTGTTCTTAATCTGTGGAACCTTATCTTTGCCTCTTTCGCTGTCCTTGGCGTCGTGTGCTGGGGGCTGCAACTGAGCAAAGGTTTGCAAGTGACAAATCTAGGCACTCATAATATGTGGGGGCTTTATATCGTGGGCTTTATGATTTTTACGGGAGTGGCAGCAGGGTGCCTTTTATTTGCTGCTGTACCCTATCTCTTTGGGCTGAACGCTTTTAAGCCCTATACCCCTATTGCCTCCTACCTGGGAGCTGTAGCCAGTATTGTAGCGGCTTCCTTGTTCATCATCGTCGATATCGGCAATCCGGAGAGAGCCTGGCTCTTTATCACCAGTGGGAACTTTTTCTCCCCGATGTTTTGGGACTTTATCATGCTGGCGTCCTACATGGTAATTTCCGTCATCTTTACTCGTCAGCTTCTCCTCGTCAAAGCAGGGAAGAAAGCAGAAGAGGCCCTTAAACCTATAGCATGGCTCGCTTTCCTTGCTGGAATTCTCGTCACGGTAACATCCTTTGTTTTCTGCTTTCAAGTTGCAAGACCTCTATGGAACACCCCTGTTCAGCCCTTATCCTTTTTAATAGCGGCTTTGGTGGCTTCTCTGGCGGTCATGATCATTTTAGCCTGTCTTTTAAATCGAAGTGAGTATATTCATATGCCCACCACCTTGCTGGCAAAAATGGGGAAAGTCATTGCGGCACTGTTATGTGTAGAACTCATTATCGTAACAACAGAGGTGCTTATAGGGCTTTATCCGGGAAGTGGTGAAGAACATGCAGCCTTTTCCTGGCTGGTTGCCGGAAAAGGGGCTGTGGGATTCTGGGCAGAGCTGGGTGCTTTGCTTGCAGCGATTGGAATACTGGCAATGCCGGGAAAAAAATCTAAACGAGGCAGCTTAATAGCCGGTGCCATGATCGCCTTGATTGCTGTATATCTGGTTAAATCCAATCTCCTTCAAGTCCAATTATTTAATCCGCTGCTCAACTTGCCCGGACCTCCGGTCTATGGGGGAACCACTGGGCCTTATGTTCCATCTCTTATTGAGATCGGGCTTTCTTCAGGAATCGTGGCCTTGGGTGCTTTGCTTTTGAACCTTGGCTTGAGCAGGCTGAACCTGAGAACTTCCCGACAATGA
- a CDS encoding Crp/Fnr family transcriptional regulator, protein MKKQCAGNPFCDALDPETRAYLCEHSTLIVQMPKQIQSTDQGNPHLELIIKGVLFTFNLHEDGTQEFIHLIKKGDVLGTRQLFESLRIPEYNMMTLTEVHKCSIPLKVAETLYKENRVFAQALMENLLDMMNNLTRWVSMRSRNGTEKVQKVYELLQDLDTDMTMITQEDLALIAGVSRITVARAMKEIYKK, encoded by the coding sequence ATGAAAAAACAGTGCGCTGGTAACCCCTTCTGTGATGCTCTTGATCCGGAAACCCGGGCTTACCTCTGCGAGCATTCCACCCTTATTGTCCAAATGCCTAAACAAATACAATCCACGGATCAGGGCAACCCCCACCTTGAACTCATCATTAAGGGGGTTCTTTTCACCTTTAATTTGCACGAAGATGGAACTCAAGAGTTCATTCATCTAATCAAAAAAGGAGATGTCCTGGGAACCCGCCAACTTTTTGAAAGCCTGAGAATCCCGGAATATAATATGATGACACTTACCGAAGTTCATAAATGCAGTATTCCCTTAAAAGTTGCGGAAACGCTCTATAAGGAAAACAGAGTGTTTGCCCAGGCTTTGATGGAAAACCTTCTCGACATGATGAATAACTTGACTCGTTGGGTAAGTATGCGCTCCAGAAATGGAACAGAAAAAGTCCAGAAGGTTTATGAATTGCTTCAGGATCTGGACACCGACATGACGATGATTACTCAAGAGGATCTCGCCCTTATCGCAGGGGTCAGCCGTATCACCGTTGCCAGAGCTATGAAAGAAATCTATAAAAAATGA
- a CDS encoding molybdopterin-dependent oxidoreductase, whose protein sequence is MNQEKNSLNPNLSRRTFLKASGATAVTAGVVAANPWGTAMTALADEEQTSAAGEEEQIFSGACRGNCAGGCFLNIHVRNGKVVRTSAREMPNPEYNRICVKGLTHVQRIYSKERLKYPMKRAGERGEGKWERITWDEAISIIAQKWKGYQDEFGKYAFGVMWSSGSYAALSGVGIGSAINRLQNANGALNITAAVDMARGQGTKPALGQGTFVTANEPADLKNAKTIFCWGANPVGAQQQSTHFFLEAREKGAKIVVIDPNFNALAAKADIFVPVRPGSDAALALGMMHIVVRENWVDELFLKKSTGASFLVKESDGKFLRQSDLGIHIPEGAKDELIVWNQDSDIYGTADTVSNPALRGSYTINGVKVTTAYDLLLERIAEYPPEKAAEICNIPVAQIEEITELYATNKPSAIYEFFGIDHYVNGHYGYFAMAILAILTGNLGKPGAFCGMGENLATDWINMAGTMFPNGAKPSLSVPVNMLTEILETKMYGKTPIDLKGIYFTHVNQIGNGAERKATLEVMKKLDFIAVADLNMNETAQYADILLPVAHWFEVDDVFVNYSTHPYVILQEKAIEPLYECKSDFEIYQLLAEKLGCSDAFAMDEEDYMRLWMDTDGARKLGITLEKLKEEKILRALPGDPYIYAEGGAFATPTGRAQLYNEAPAPNNNYDQLFDLAKERLPHFEPPLEAWHENPLHEKYPFSVIQDKGRWRTHSQWWDVPMLKELSPEPFVKINPADAAARNVKTGDIVKLYNDRGYVKIKAIVDRGIQPGVLSLPKGREKQEFIEGHYQDLTSRVMNIVCANSAFFDVLVQVEKA, encoded by the coding sequence ATGAATCAAGAAAAGAACAGCCTCAATCCTAACCTGTCCCGCCGCACTTTCTTAAAGGCATCAGGAGCAACTGCGGTCACGGCGGGAGTCGTTGCTGCCAACCCCTGGGGAACGGCTATGACGGCTTTGGCTGATGAGGAACAAACTTCAGCAGCGGGAGAGGAAGAACAAATCTTCAGCGGCGCCTGTCGCGGCAATTGTGCAGGCGGATGTTTTCTGAATATCCATGTGCGGAATGGCAAAGTGGTAAGAACCTCAGCCCGTGAGATGCCGAATCCGGAATATAACCGCATCTGTGTTAAAGGATTAACCCATGTCCAGAGGATTTATAGCAAGGAGCGCCTGAAATACCCCATGAAACGTGCCGGGGAACGGGGCGAAGGAAAATGGGAACGAATCACTTGGGATGAAGCCATCAGCATCATCGCCCAGAAGTGGAAAGGCTACCAGGATGAGTTTGGCAAATATGCTTTTGGAGTTATGTGGAGTTCGGGAAGCTATGCTGCGCTGAGTGGCGTCGGGATTGGCAGCGCTATCAATCGCCTGCAAAATGCCAACGGGGCCTTGAATATTACAGCAGCTGTAGATATGGCACGGGGACAAGGAACGAAACCGGCTCTCGGTCAAGGTACATTTGTTACAGCTAATGAACCCGCGGACTTAAAAAATGCCAAGACGATTTTCTGTTGGGGAGCTAATCCTGTAGGAGCCCAGCAGCAAAGCACCCATTTCTTTTTAGAAGCCAGGGAAAAAGGTGCTAAAATCGTGGTCATTGATCCCAATTTCAACGCCTTAGCAGCCAAAGCAGATATCTTTGTCCCTGTGAGGCCGGGTTCTGATGCGGCTTTGGCTCTGGGGATGATGCATATTGTGGTCCGGGAAAACTGGGTGGATGAGCTTTTTCTGAAGAAATCCACAGGGGCTTCTTTCTTAGTGAAGGAATCCGATGGTAAATTCTTGCGGCAAAGTGATTTAGGAATCCATATCCCTGAAGGAGCCAAGGATGAACTAATCGTCTGGAACCAAGACTCTGACATTTATGGAACAGCCGATACCGTCAGTAACCCGGCGTTGCGGGGCTCTTATACTATCAATGGGGTTAAGGTTACGACAGCCTATGACCTGCTATTGGAGCGCATTGCTGAATACCCACCGGAAAAAGCAGCGGAAATCTGTAATATTCCTGTAGCGCAAATCGAAGAAATCACGGAACTTTACGCGACCAATAAGCCTTCTGCAATCTATGAGTTTTTCGGCATCGATCATTATGTCAATGGCCATTATGGCTATTTTGCTATGGCGATCTTAGCCATTCTCACCGGAAATCTCGGTAAACCGGGAGCTTTTTGCGGCATGGGTGAGAACCTGGCCACTGATTGGATCAATATGGCGGGAACGATGTTTCCCAATGGGGCGAAACCCTCTCTTTCCGTACCTGTTAATATGCTCACTGAAATTCTGGAAACTAAAATGTATGGTAAAACCCCCATCGATTTGAAAGGTATCTACTTTACCCATGTCAATCAGATCGGCAACGGCGCCGAGCGCAAAGCGACCCTGGAAGTTATGAAAAAACTGGATTTTATCGCAGTCGCCGATCTGAATATGAATGAAACGGCTCAATATGCAGATATTCTGCTGCCTGTAGCCCACTGGTTTGAAGTGGATGATGTTTTTGTCAATTACAGCACCCATCCTTATGTGATATTGCAGGAGAAGGCCATTGAGCCTCTCTATGAATGCAAATCGGACTTTGAAATCTATCAATTGCTGGCGGAAAAACTTGGCTGCAGTGATGCCTTTGCCATGGATGAAGAGGACTATATGCGGTTGTGGATGGATACGGATGGAGCCAGAAAATTAGGGATTACCTTAGAGAAGCTTAAAGAAGAGAAAATACTCAGGGCTTTACCCGGAGACCCCTATATTTATGCTGAAGGCGGAGCATTTGCCACACCTACAGGGCGGGCTCAGCTCTATAATGAGGCCCCTGCTCCCAATAATAATTATGATCAGCTGTTTGATCTAGCCAAAGAGCGCCTGCCTCACTTTGAACCGCCCCTGGAAGCCTGGCATGAAAATCCCCTCCATGAGAAATATCCTTTCTCGGTGATCCAAGACAAGGGAAGGTGGCGGACCCACTCTCAATGGTGGGATGTCCCTATGCTCAAAGAACTCAGCCCGGAACCCTTTGTGAAAATCAACCCTGCCGATGCTGCCGCCCGCAATGTTAAGACTGGTGATATCGTCAAGCTCTACAACGATCGGGGCTATGTCAAGATTAAAGCCATTGTGGATCGCGGAATTCAACCTGGTGTTTTAAGCCTGCCTAAAGGTCGGGAAAAACAGGAATTCATCGAAGGGCACTATCAGGATCTGACCTCCCGGGTGATGAATATCGTCTGTGCCAACAGTGCCTTTTTTGATGTACTGGTCCAAGTAGAAAAAGCTTAG
- a CDS encoding 4Fe-4S dicluster domain-containing protein → MRYAMAIDLKRCIGCHTCAVACKMANNLPNEIWWNRILTVGGEAMDTAAGTFPNNTLEYLPVNCQHCANPACVKACPVGATYKREEDGIVIQDYDQCIGCRYCMVACPYSGVRQFNWKKPEYHVDFAVGDANTTPHQYNTVSKCTFCVHRLAEGKKPACMELCIGRARYFGDIDDPESDVSKAIKGRSYLHLLEEKGTKPNVYYLT, encoded by the coding sequence ATGCGTTATGCCATGGCAATCGATTTAAAACGCTGTATAGGCTGTCATACCTGTGCTGTAGCATGTAAAATGGCCAACAATCTGCCCAACGAAATTTGGTGGAACCGTATCCTTACTGTAGGCGGAGAAGCTATGGATACAGCTGCCGGAACGTTCCCGAACAATACCTTGGAGTATCTGCCGGTCAATTGTCAGCACTGCGCTAATCCGGCCTGTGTGAAAGCCTGCCCTGTAGGGGCCACCTATAAACGGGAAGAAGATGGCATCGTCATTCAGGATTATGATCAATGCATCGGCTGCCGTTACTGCATGGTGGCTTGCCCTTACAGCGGAGTTCGCCAATTCAATTGGAAAAAGCCCGAGTACCATGTGGATTTTGCCGTAGGGGATGCCAACACTACCCCTCATCAATACAATACCGTATCCAAATGCACTTTCTGCGTTCATCGGTTGGCTGAAGGGAAAAAACCGGCCTGTATGGAGTTGTGTATTGGACGGGCACGTTACTTCGGGGACATTGACGACCCGGAAAGCGATGTCAGCAAGGCCATCAAAGGCCGCAGCTATCTCCATTTGCTCGAAGAAAAAGGCACCAAGCCGAATGTCTATTATTTAACTTAA
- the nrfD gene encoding NrfD/PsrC family molybdoenzyme membrane anchor subunit produces the protein MTVQTKTTVQTTKTTPSNLWNMIFAAVAVLGAFCWGLQLTQGLQVTNLGLNNMWGLYIVGFMIFTGVAAGSLLFAAVPYLFKLEEFKPYTRIAAYLGAVSSIVAASLFIIVDIGNPERAWLFITSGNLTSPMFWDFLMLASYMVISIIFTRQLMLVHEGKKDERSLKPIAVNAFIAGLLVTVTSFVFCFQIARPLWNTPVQPLSFLMAALVAALSVQMILVVLLNKRGYMEMPMKLMGKMAKGAAVLLCIELIIIVGEILIGLYPGGGEEHAAFLWLVSGEGAVGFWAEMVTLVAAIVVLAKQNTSSKAGGILIGAILALVAIYLIKSNLLQAQLFNPLITYAGPPVYGGTTGPYVPSLIEIGLSLGIISLGALLLNLGLSKLNLGMDK, from the coding sequence ATGACAGTGCAAACAAAGACCACCGTACAAACGACTAAAACTACCCCGTCCAATCTGTGGAATATGATCTTCGCAGCTGTTGCCGTGCTCGGTGCATTCTGCTGGGGACTTCAGCTGACCCAAGGGCTGCAGGTTACGAATCTCGGCCTGAACAATATGTGGGGCCTCTATATCGTCGGATTTATGATCTTCACTGGGGTTGCCGCCGGAAGCCTGCTCTTTGCGGCAGTTCCTTATCTCTTTAAGCTGGAGGAGTTCAAGCCTTATACCCGGATTGCCGCTTATTTGGGCGCAGTGTCCAGCATCGTGGCCGCCTCCCTTTTCATCATCGTGGACATCGGCAACCCGGAGCGGGCCTGGCTCTTCATTACCAGCGGCAATTTGACTTCACCGATGTTCTGGGACTTCCTTATGCTGGCCTCTTATATGGTGATTTCCATCATCTTTACCCGTCAGCTGATGTTGGTCCACGAAGGCAAAAAAGATGAAAGGTCCCTGAAACCCATTGCTGTGAACGCCTTCATCGCCGGGCTCTTGGTCACAGTCACCTCCTTCGTCTTCTGTTTCCAAATCGCCCGTCCCCTGTGGAATACTCCGGTGCAGCCCCTATCCTTTTTAATGGCAGCCTTAGTGGCCGCCTTGTCCGTGCAGATGATCCTGGTCGTGCTTTTGAATAAGAGGGGTTATATGGAGATGCCCATGAAGCTTATGGGGAAGATGGCGAAAGGGGCAGCTGTTCTGCTGTGCATCGAGCTGATCATCATCGTGGGTGAAATCCTCATAGGCCTTTATCCCGGAGGGGGAGAAGAGCATGCCGCCTTCCTCTGGCTGGTCAGTGGAGAAGGAGCGGTAGGATTCTGGGCGGAAATGGTTACTTTAGTGGCCGCCATCGTGGTTCTGGCCAAGCAAAATACCTCATCCAAGGCAGGGGGAATCCTGATCGGTGCTATACTGGCCTTAGTGGCAATTTATCTTATCAAATCCAACCTGTTGCAGGCCCAATTATTTAATCCCCTTATTACCTATGCAGGGCCGCCGGTTTATGGGGGGACAACAGGTCCTTATGTGCCCTCCTTGATTGAGATTGGTTTGTCTTTGGGTATCATCTCTTTGGGAGCATTGCTTCTGAATCTGGGATTAAGTAAATTGAATCTCGGAATGGACAAATAA
- a CDS encoding M20 metallopeptidase family protein yields MLEKVMKAAHAIEEALITIRRDIHKQPELALQEYKTAKYIADRLRALGCEVTENIGSTGVVGLLRGRESGKTLAIRADMDALPIEEETEHGFCSATPGVMHACGHDAHTAVVLGAAEILSGLKDSFAGNIKLIFQPSEESPSGGADQMIEEGVLENPHVDAALGLHVTPELSAGQMGYKDGPFFASVAYFTIEIMGKGGHGALPQHSVNPILVAAECIQALQTIPSAQIDPMEPFVLSIGSIHGGQKSNIIPEKVTIEGTVRCFGDELMSRTGQIMENLLRSITSAYRAAYRLDFRSEVKTLINDQGMIGLLKEAGEEILGKGNTLAVQPVLLGDDFASFSQLVPSAYIYLGAGFPGQPNPPLHHPKFDLDEGALPIGAALLSYTALKFLS; encoded by the coding sequence ATGCTGGAAAAAGTAATGAAGGCGGCACATGCCATTGAAGAGGCGCTGATAACCATAAGACGGGATATTCATAAGCAACCTGAATTGGCATTGCAGGAGTATAAAACGGCAAAATATATAGCGGACAGGCTTAGAGCATTAGGGTGTGAAGTCACCGAAAATATCGGGAGCACCGGGGTCGTGGGACTTCTCCGAGGAAGAGAATCAGGAAAGACCCTGGCTATCCGTGCCGATATGGATGCACTGCCTATCGAGGAAGAGACGGAGCATGGATTTTGCTCGGCCACACCAGGAGTCATGCATGCTTGTGGCCATGATGCCCATACAGCCGTTGTGCTGGGTGCGGCAGAGATCCTGTCCGGCCTGAAGGACTCCTTTGCCGGCAATATCAAACTGATTTTCCAGCCTAGTGAAGAATCTCCTAGCGGGGGAGCGGACCAGATGATCGAAGAAGGGGTATTGGAAAATCCCCATGTGGACGCCGCACTGGGTCTCCATGTCACACCGGAGTTATCTGCAGGCCAAATGGGCTATAAAGACGGCCCCTTCTTTGCCTCAGTGGCTTATTTTACGATAGAAATTATGGGGAAAGGCGGCCATGGAGCATTGCCGCAGCATTCGGTTAATCCGATTTTGGTAGCTGCAGAGTGTATTCAAGCCCTGCAAACTATCCCATCGGCTCAAATTGACCCCATGGAACCTTTTGTTTTGTCCATAGGCTCGATTCATGGAGGGCAGAAATCCAATATCATTCCCGAAAAAGTCACTATTGAGGGGACAGTGCGCTGCTTTGGGGATGAGTTGATGAGCCGCACCGGTCAGATTATGGAAAATCTTCTTCGTTCTATCACCTCAGCTTATAGAGCTGCTTATAGACTAGATTTCCGCTCAGAAGTGAAAACCCTGATCAATGATCAAGGGATGATCGGGTTGCTCAAGGAGGCCGGAGAAGAAATCCTGGGAAAAGGTAATACTCTGGCTGTCCAACCTGTTCTATTAGGGGATGATTTTGCATCCTTTAGCCAGCTTGTGCCATCTGCTTATATCTATTTAGGTGCTGGGTTTCCGGGGCAACCGAATCCTCCCCTTCACCACCCCAAATTTGACCTGGATGAGGGAGCATTGCCCATTGGTGCAGCGCTGCTCAGCTATACTGCCCTCAAGTTTTTGAGCTGA